Within Anaeromyxobacter diazotrophicus, the genomic segment CGCGCAGGCGCTTGTGGACGTTCTCCATGTCGTCCACCACCATCACGTCGCAGAACTGCTTGGCGGCGCCCTCGCGGGGGGCCGGGGCCGAGGGCGAGATGCCGGCCGCGGGCGCGCCGCCCGGCTGGTCGCTCGCCACCACGTCCTCCACGCCGCCGCCGCCCTGGAGGACGCTCAGGATCTTGTTGCGCAGCTCCTCGGGCTTGAAGGGCTTCAGGATGTAGTCGGTGATGCCCGACTTCATGGCCCCGGCGATGATGGACCGCTTCGACTCCGAGGTGAGCATGATGACGGGGGTGAGGTTGCCCGCGTCGCGCATCTTGCCCAGCATGGTCGGGCCGTCCATGTTCGGCATCGTCACGTCGAGGATGACGAGGTCGAACTGGCACTCGCCCAGCTTCGCGAGGCCCTGGACGCCGTCCTCCGCCTCGACCACCTCGAAGCCGAGGTCCTTGACCTGCTTCGAGACGATGGTGCGGACGGCGCGGCTGTCGTCGACGGTGAGAACGGTCGGCATGGAAGCTCCTCCTACGACGAGGCGACGCCCTCGTAGATCCAGAGGGCGAGCCCGAGGGCGTCGGCCTTGAGCACGATCACCTGCGGGCTGGCGGACGGCACCGCCGGCGCGCTGGGGCCCGCGAGGATCTTCGGTAGGCCGAGCGCCTGGTTGAGGGACATGACGCTCTTGAGGAGCCCGGCCGTCATGTTGACGAGCTCGCACAGCGCGTCGTTCATCATGTTCTGATCCACCTGCTCGGTGGGGCAGGCGAACATGGCCGCGGACAGCTTCGAGCAGCCGTGCTGGTCGCTCGAGAGGCCCACCGTGAGCGGCCGCTCGCCGGCGATGGGGAGCACCGCC encodes:
- a CDS encoding chemotaxis protein CheX, with product MTPLPPPEKMAALVSGVTQTMLGFTFVPDASKHHEQLTWRTAVLPIAGERPLTVGLSSDQHGCSKLSAAMFACPTEQVDQNMMNDALCELVNMTAGLLKSVMSLNQALGLPKILAGPSAPAVPSASPQVIVLKADALGLALWIYEGVASS